A genomic region of Marinobacter sp. NP-4(2019) contains the following coding sequences:
- a CDS encoding HIT domain-containing protein — protein sequence MSSASDFQLHERLAADTISLGRTRLCEVRLMNDRTWPWVILVPVRPGIREIYELEPADQQRLLVESSALSKDMMARFDGDKMNVAALGNMVPQLHLHHIVRFRGDPAWPAPVWGTQPPVPYDESELASVREQLNPVISSLA from the coding sequence ATGTCTTCAGCCAGCGATTTTCAGCTCCATGAGCGCCTTGCCGCTGATACGATCAGCCTGGGCCGGACTCGATTGTGCGAGGTTCGGTTGATGAATGACCGTACCTGGCCCTGGGTCATCCTGGTTCCGGTGCGACCAGGTATCCGGGAAATCTATGAGCTTGAACCAGCGGATCAACAACGACTGCTGGTTGAGTCTTCTGCCTTGAGTAAAGACATGATGGCCCGGTTCGATGGCGACAAAATGAATGTTGCCGCGCTGGGGAACATGGTGCCGCAGTTGCATTTGCATCATATTGTCCGCTTTCGGGGTGACCCCGCCTGGCCTGCTCCGGTATGGGGTACGCAACCCCCGGTACCTTATGACGAATCTGAACTGGCATCAGTCCGCGAACAGCTGAATCCCGTCATTTCATCTCTTGCCTGA
- the aspS gene encoding aspartate--tRNA ligase has protein sequence MRSHYCGGINESHIDQEVTLCGWVHRRRDHGGVIFLDLRDRDGISQVVVDPDTPESFALAEKVRSEFVIKVTGRVRRRPAGTENNNMPTGQVELLGKELSILNAAATPPFPLDEHVDVGEDVRLKYRYVDLRRPEMLNRLRFRSRVTSYIRNYLDGNGFMDVETPILTRATPEGARDYLVPSRTHEGSFFALPQSPQLFKQLLMVSGVDRYYQIAKCFRDEDLRADRQPEFTQVDVEASFVDEETMMSVNEDMIRSLFKDVLSVELPEFPRMPYAEAMQRYGSDKPDLRIPLELLDVGDLVEGVDFKVFAGPAKDPKGRVAALRVPKGGELTRKQIDDYTKFVGIYGAKGLAYIKVNELAKGVEGLQSPIIKFLGDDVAMAIIERVGAEDGDIVFFGADKATVVNEALGALRIKVGHDLDMLTSEWAPLWVVDFPMFEETPDGSLTAIHHPFTAPSCSAEELAANPATALSRAYDMVLNGTELGGGSIRIHNEEMQEAVFRILGIGEEEARAKFGFLLDALKFGCPPHGGLAFGLDRLVMLMTGASSIRDVIAFPKTQSATCLMTQAPGEVDEKQLRELHIRLRKPVAKAAEGNKAEGNNE, from the coding sequence ATGCGCAGTCATTATTGCGGTGGTATAAACGAATCTCACATTGATCAGGAAGTAACACTCTGCGGTTGGGTTCACCGTCGCCGTGACCATGGTGGGGTGATTTTCCTCGACCTGCGGGACCGGGACGGCATATCCCAGGTCGTGGTCGATCCGGATACCCCCGAGAGCTTTGCCCTGGCGGAAAAAGTACGCAGTGAGTTTGTTATCAAGGTCACCGGCCGAGTTCGCCGCCGTCCGGCCGGCACCGAGAACAACAACATGCCGACAGGTCAGGTTGAGTTGCTGGGCAAGGAACTGAGTATCCTGAACGCCGCTGCCACGCCGCCATTCCCGCTGGATGAACATGTTGACGTTGGTGAGGATGTCCGCCTCAAGTACCGCTATGTCGACCTTCGTCGTCCGGAAATGCTGAACCGACTGCGCTTCCGTTCCCGGGTGACCAGTTATATCCGTAACTACCTCGATGGCAACGGGTTTATGGACGTGGAAACACCGATCCTGACCCGCGCGACGCCGGAAGGTGCCCGGGATTACCTGGTGCCAAGCCGCACTCATGAAGGTTCATTCTTTGCCTTGCCACAGTCTCCTCAGTTGTTCAAACAGCTGCTGATGGTGTCCGGCGTTGACCGTTATTACCAGATTGCCAAGTGTTTCCGCGATGAAGACTTGCGCGCCGATCGTCAGCCAGAGTTTACCCAGGTGGATGTAGAAGCGTCCTTTGTTGACGAGGAAACCATGATGTCCGTCAACGAGGACATGATTCGCTCCCTGTTCAAGGATGTCCTGAGCGTCGAGCTGCCGGAATTCCCGCGCATGCCCTACGCAGAGGCGATGCAGCGCTATGGTAGCGATAAGCCGGACCTGCGTATTCCGCTGGAGTTGCTGGACGTGGGTGATCTGGTCGAAGGTGTGGACTTCAAGGTTTTTGCCGGTCCGGCAAAGGATCCGAAAGGCCGTGTTGCCGCGCTGCGTGTGCCCAAGGGTGGTGAGCTGACCCGTAAACAGATCGACGATTACACCAAGTTTGTCGGCATTTACGGCGCCAAGGGTCTTGCCTACATCAAGGTCAACGAGCTGGCCAAGGGTGTTGAGGGCCTGCAATCACCGATCATCAAGTTCCTTGGTGATGACGTGGCCATGGCGATCATTGAGCGTGTTGGCGCGGAAGACGGTGATATCGTTTTCTTTGGTGCGGACAAGGCCACTGTGGTGAATGAAGCACTTGGCGCGCTGCGAATCAAGGTAGGTCACGATCTGGATATGCTGACCTCCGAGTGGGCACCGCTGTGGGTCGTGGATTTTCCCATGTTCGAGGAAACTCCGGACGGCAGCCTGACGGCGATTCACCACCCGTTCACTGCACCTTCCTGTTCGGCTGAAGAGCTGGCGGCAAACCCGGCAACGGCGCTGTCACGGGCCTACGACATGGTACTCAACGGCACCGAGCTGGGCGGTGGTTCCATTCGTATCCACAACGAAGAAATGCAGGAAGCGGTGTTCCGTATCCTGGGCATTGGCGAGGAAGAAGCCCGCGCCAAGTTTGGCTTCCTGCTGGACGCCCTGAAGTTTGGCTGTCCTCCCCATGGTGGCCTGGCCTTTGGTCTGGACCGTCTGGTGATGCTGATGACCGGCGCCTCGTCCATCCGTGATGTGATCGCCTTCCCGAAAACCCAGAGCGCTACCTGTCTGATGACCCAGGCGCCGGGTGAGGTGGACGAGAAGCAGTTGCGTGAACTGCATATTCGCTTGCGGAAGCCGGTTGCCAAAGCAGCTGAAGGCAACAAGGCCGAAGGTAATAACGAGTAA
- the ruvA gene encoding Holliday junction branch migration protein RuvA: protein MIGRIRGTLIEKSPGQALVECSGLGYEVDIPYTTFFHLPDAGTEVTLHTHFAVREDAQSLFGFASRLDRDLFRLLIKVNGVGPRLAVGILSGLDAQQFIRCVEARDANALVKLPGVGKKTAERLLIEMTDRIGQLEGQFTPMSSGTTGDGAAIDESPMAAHDPRDEAEAALIALGYKPQEAAKAINKVGEKGMASEELIRLALRNMIPAG, encoded by the coding sequence TTGATAGGCCGAATTCGAGGCACGCTGATAGAAAAGTCTCCCGGTCAGGCACTGGTCGAGTGCTCTGGCCTGGGGTATGAAGTCGATATTCCCTACACCACCTTTTTCCATCTCCCGGACGCGGGCACGGAAGTAACCCTCCATACCCATTTCGCGGTTCGTGAAGACGCCCAGAGCCTGTTCGGTTTTGCCTCCCGCCTGGATCGCGATCTGTTCCGCTTGCTGATCAAGGTCAATGGCGTGGGGCCGAGGTTGGCGGTGGGTATCCTCTCGGGGCTGGATGCGCAGCAGTTTATCCGTTGCGTGGAAGCAAGGGATGCCAACGCGCTGGTAAAACTGCCCGGGGTCGGTAAGAAAACCGCTGAACGGCTCCTTATTGAAATGACGGATCGGATAGGGCAACTTGAAGGGCAATTCACGCCTATGTCGTCCGGGACGACAGGCGATGGCGCGGCTATCGATGAGTCGCCAATGGCTGCTCACGATCCCAGGGATGAAGCCGAAGCCGCGCTGATTGCCCTTGGTTACAAGCCACAGGAGGCGGCAAAGGCCATCAATAAGGTAGGGGAGAAAGGCATGGCGAGTGAAGAGCTGATTCGCCTGGCCCTGCGCAATATGATCCCGGCAGGATGA
- the ruvB gene encoding Holliday junction branch migration DNA helicase RuvB, producing MIESDRLISAQAGQYEEVQDRAIRPTLLAEYVGQPAVREQMDIFVSAARAREEALDHVLIFGPPGLGKTTLANIIANEMGVSIKTTSGPVLEKAGDLAAMLTNLEEGDVLFIDEIHRLSAAVEEVLYPAMEDYQLDIMIGEGPAARSIKLDLPPFTLVGATTRAGLLTSPLRDRFGIVQRLEFYNTRDLTSIILRSARLSSVSIDEGGAYEIARRSRGTPRIANRLLRRVRDYAEVKADGRISDTIADQALNMLKVDDQGFDHMDRRLLLAMIEKFDGGPVGVESLAAAISEERGTIEDVLEPFLIQQGFMVRTPRGRMVTSSAYQHFGVAPARSGKEDLFE from the coding sequence ATGATTGAATCTGATCGTCTGATTTCTGCCCAGGCCGGGCAGTACGAAGAAGTACAGGACCGAGCGATCCGACCGACGTTGCTGGCCGAGTATGTCGGGCAGCCGGCGGTGCGGGAGCAGATGGATATCTTTGTATCAGCTGCCCGTGCCCGCGAGGAAGCACTGGACCATGTCCTGATATTCGGGCCTCCAGGTCTGGGTAAGACAACACTGGCGAATATTATTGCCAACGAGATGGGCGTTTCCATCAAGACCACGTCGGGGCCCGTGTTGGAAAAGGCCGGGGATCTGGCGGCCATGCTGACAAACCTGGAAGAGGGCGACGTCCTTTTCATTGATGAGATTCATCGACTCAGCGCGGCGGTGGAGGAAGTGCTCTACCCGGCGATGGAAGATTATCAGCTGGATATCATGATCGGTGAGGGGCCTGCTGCGCGATCCATCAAACTGGATTTGCCCCCCTTCACCCTGGTGGGAGCCACCACCAGGGCTGGCTTGTTGACATCGCCATTGCGGGATCGTTTCGGAATTGTTCAGCGCCTGGAGTTTTACAACACCCGGGACCTGACCAGCATCATTTTGCGTTCTGCCCGCCTGTCGTCGGTGAGTATTGATGAAGGCGGTGCCTATGAGATTGCTCGACGTTCGCGGGGCACGCCCCGGATTGCCAACCGACTGTTACGTCGGGTTCGCGACTATGCGGAGGTCAAGGCGGACGGTCGAATCAGCGATACCATTGCAGACCAGGCACTGAACATGCTGAAGGTGGATGATCAGGGGTTTGATCACATGGACCGCCGCCTGTTGCTGGCCATGATCGAAAAGTTCGATGGTGGTCCCGTCGGAGTGGAGAGTCTGGCAGCCGCGATCAGCGAGGAACGAGGCACCATCGAGGACGTTCTGGAGCCATTCCTGATCCAGCAGGGGTTCATGGTGCGTACGCCAAGAGGGCGCATGGTGACCTCCAGCGCCTACCAGCATTTTGGTGTCGCACCAGCCCGGTCGGGAAAGGAGGATCTCTTTGAGTGA
- the tolA gene encoding cell envelope integrity protein TolA — MTGQERDVTNVGQQPWKSPVALSLLLHGLIVVVALAGWSWTSPESEPEPRSIAARLVTQQEPEPSPVVEEVDEPDRDEERRKEQEEQKRRQEAERKAAEEEKARAEAQRIEQEKERKRQEEAAARERAEQKAREEEAARQKAEAEAKERERRQAEEEKRRQEEAKRRAEEERRKAEEERRKREEAEKQKREEQARREAEQKRKEAERRLREQQLEALAEEARREREAEARRQQEAAAAKARDARMMSESEKYQALIRERLSQAWYPPSSATEEMTARLQITLLPTGELQSVKLVSSSGNTAFDNSALSAVRSLSRYPIPDDRDTFERYFRQFTIEFNPRRLK, encoded by the coding sequence GTGACAGGTCAGGAACGCGATGTAACCAATGTCGGGCAACAACCGTGGAAGTCGCCCGTTGCCTTGTCACTGCTGCTGCATGGTCTGATTGTAGTGGTAGCGCTGGCCGGCTGGTCCTGGACGTCACCAGAGAGCGAACCGGAACCCCGCAGCATTGCAGCCCGCCTGGTGACACAGCAGGAGCCCGAACCCAGCCCGGTCGTGGAAGAGGTGGATGAGCCGGACCGGGATGAGGAGCGCAGGAAGGAGCAGGAAGAACAGAAGCGGCGTCAAGAGGCTGAGCGCAAGGCTGCCGAGGAAGAAAAGGCTCGGGCGGAGGCGCAGCGTATTGAGCAGGAAAAGGAACGCAAGCGCCAGGAAGAGGCCGCAGCCCGTGAACGTGCCGAGCAAAAAGCCCGTGAGGAAGAGGCCGCCAGACAAAAAGCTGAGGCCGAAGCGAAAGAACGCGAACGGCGACAGGCGGAAGAGGAAAAGCGTCGTCAGGAAGAGGCAAAGCGGCGGGCGGAAGAAGAGCGCCGTAAAGCTGAGGAAGAACGACGCAAACGTGAAGAAGCCGAGAAACAGAAACGTGAAGAGCAGGCCCGGCGTGAGGCGGAGCAGAAACGCAAAGAAGCCGAGCGCCGCCTGAGGGAGCAACAGCTGGAGGCGCTGGCGGAAGAAGCCCGTCGGGAGCGCGAGGCCGAGGCGCGGCGTCAGCAGGAGGCTGCTGCGGCGAAAGCCAGGGATGCTCGCATGATGTCTGAGAGCGAGAAATATCAGGCGTTGATTCGTGAGCGGTTAAGCCAGGCCTGGTATCCACCATCGTCGGCTACAGAGGAGATGACCGCAAGGTTACAGATCACGCTGTTGCCGACAGGTGAACTCCAGTCAGTAAAGCTGGTCAGCAGCAGTGGTAATACGGCGTTCGACAATTCGGCCCTGAGTGCGGTGAGATCTCTCAGTCGTTATCCGATTCCGGATGACCGCGATACGTTTGAGCGTTATTTCCGCCAGTTCACGATCGAATTCAATCCACGGCGGTTGAAATAA
- the ruvC gene encoding crossover junction endodeoxyribonuclease RuvC: protein MAIILGVDPGSRITGYGIIRAQGRHIEYIDSGCIRVGEKPMAERLQTIFHSLATLIGEYRPEEFAIEQVFMARNPDSALKLGQARGAAIVSAANSGLPVHEYSARQVKQAVVGKGGADKSQVQHMVQVLLSLSRTPQADAADALAIALCHAHMNQSVTRLSAGGKVRSGRVRQQ, encoded by the coding sequence GTGGCCATTATTCTGGGTGTAGATCCGGGGTCCCGCATTACCGGATACGGTATTATCCGGGCGCAGGGGCGCCACATCGAATACATCGACAGTGGTTGTATCCGCGTGGGTGAGAAACCCATGGCGGAGCGTTTGCAGACCATCTTTCACAGTCTTGCCACGTTGATCGGGGAATATCGCCCGGAAGAATTCGCCATCGAGCAGGTGTTTATGGCCCGCAACCCGGATTCTGCGCTCAAACTGGGACAGGCCCGGGGTGCAGCCATTGTCAGTGCTGCCAATAGCGGGCTGCCGGTTCATGAATATTCGGCTCGTCAGGTCAAGCAGGCTGTGGTGGGCAAGGGCGGCGCTGACAAGTCCCAGGTTCAGCACATGGTCCAGGTGCTTTTATCCCTTTCCCGAACCCCTCAGGCGGATGCCGCCGATGCCCTTGCGATTGCCCTGTGCCATGCCCACATGAACCAGAGCGTGACGCGGCTATCGGCCGGTGGCAAGGTGCGAAGTGGGCGGGTAAGACAACAATAA
- the tolR gene encoding protein TolR, with translation MKGMGMMPAHRRKPMSEINVVPYIDVMLVLLVIFMVTAPMLTQGVKVDLPETTSDPIQSAKDVESIIVSVDSNGAYFLEIGDEGSDPMSLGEVRTQVAKILSERSAREILVRGDEHVEYGTVVRLMAELQGAGATSVGLITEAPSTEN, from the coding sequence ATGAAAGGCATGGGGATGATGCCGGCACACCGCCGGAAGCCAATGTCCGAAATCAATGTGGTGCCGTACATCGACGTCATGTTGGTGTTGTTGGTGATCTTTATGGTGACCGCACCGATGCTGACCCAGGGAGTCAAGGTGGATTTGCCGGAAACGACCTCGGATCCGATTCAGTCCGCCAAGGATGTGGAATCGATCATTGTTTCCGTGGATTCGAATGGCGCCTATTTCCTGGAAATCGGTGATGAGGGCAGTGATCCGATGTCTCTGGGCGAGGTTCGGACACAGGTCGCCAAGATACTGTCAGAACGCAGTGCCCGGGAAATTCTGGTGCGCGGAGACGAGCATGTCGAATACGGCACTGTGGTCCGCCTGATGGCGGAATTGCAGGGAGCCGGCGCTACCAGTGTGGGGCTGATTACCGAAGCGCCATCCACTGAAAACTGA
- the ybgC gene encoding tol-pal system-associated acyl-CoA thioesterase has product MSEAHEVAQFRLPVRVYIEDTDAGGIVFHAKYLHYMERARTEWVRTCGVGLRAGLSDNISYVVQRLNIHYAVPAKLDDQLLVTAEPIGFGRVWMDFRQRVLRAADETLLASADVRVACVALDSGRPRRLPDNMRELLENVHENQLLTGTSQE; this is encoded by the coding sequence TTGAGTGAAGCGCATGAGGTTGCACAGTTCCGCCTGCCGGTCAGGGTCTATATCGAGGATACCGATGCCGGAGGCATCGTATTCCATGCCAAATACCTACACTATATGGAGCGTGCCCGTACCGAATGGGTACGGACCTGTGGCGTCGGTCTGCGGGCGGGGCTGTCGGATAACATCAGCTATGTGGTCCAGCGGCTGAATATCCATTACGCGGTGCCGGCAAAGCTTGACGATCAGTTGCTGGTGACGGCGGAGCCCATCGGTTTTGGCCGGGTCTGGATGGATTTCCGGCAGCGGGTGCTAAGGGCAGCAGATGAAACCCTGCTTGCCTCCGCCGATGTGCGGGTGGCCTGCGTGGCACTGGATAGCGGGCGGCCAAGACGGTTGCCGGACAACATGCGTGAACTGTTGGAAAACGTTCACGAAAACCAACTGTTAACCGGAACAAGCCAGGAGTAG
- the tolQ gene encoding protein TolQ produces the protein MLLLALASVVSWALIFQRYQVFRKARQAQLEFEERFWSGMDLGQLYREVNTDPTPFSGMESLFRSGFKEFSRLRQQSRDADAVMEGTQRAMRVAFSREQERLEASLPFLASVGSTSPYIGLFGTVWGIMNSFRGLAQVQQATLATVAPGISEALIATAMGLFAAIPAVIAYNRFSSMSDALLKNYETFADEFSSILHRRVHSTERSSAA, from the coding sequence ATGCTGTTGCTGGCTCTGGCTTCCGTGGTGTCCTGGGCGCTTATTTTCCAGCGCTATCAGGTTTTCCGTAAGGCACGGCAGGCCCAGCTTGAGTTTGAAGAACGTTTCTGGTCGGGCATGGACCTGGGGCAGCTGTATCGGGAGGTCAATACTGACCCTACGCCGTTCTCCGGGATGGAGTCCCTGTTCCGTTCCGGTTTCAAGGAATTCTCCCGTCTGCGCCAGCAGAGCCGTGATGCCGATGCCGTTATGGAAGGTACCCAGCGTGCCATGCGTGTTGCCTTTTCCCGCGAACAGGAGAGATTGGAAGCGTCATTACCCTTCCTTGCCTCTGTTGGGTCGACCAGTCCTTACATTGGTCTGTTCGGTACCGTCTGGGGCATCATGAACTCGTTCCGTGGACTGGCGCAGGTTCAGCAGGCCACCCTGGCTACGGTGGCCCCTGGTATTTCAGAGGCATTGATAGCCACTGCCATGGGGTTGTTTGCTGCGATTCCGGCGGTTATTGCCTATAACCGGTTTTCATCCATGTCCGATGCACTGTTGAAGAACTATGAGACCTTTGCGGATGAGTTCTCGAGTATTCTCCACCGTCGTGTACATAGCACCGAGCGGTCGTCGGCAGCGTGA
- the fabR gene encoding HTH-type transcriptional repressor FabR: MSSRAEQKLKTRRALMDAALAQLSADRGFGSLSLREVAREAGIAPTSFYRHFAELDELGLALVDEGGVALRQLMRHARKRIARDGSAISTSVETFMEYLGNNANLFRLMLRERTGVSKPFRTAIKAEIDHFVTELADDLRRFADEQSKPLSDARLVAEAMVTLVFNQGAEALDATPKEKENLKVKLKTELRMILLGSQSLASHTRKP, from the coding sequence TTGTCGTCCCGAGCCGAACAAAAACTCAAAACACGCCGCGCCCTGATGGATGCTGCCCTCGCTCAGCTCAGCGCCGATCGTGGCTTTGGCAGTCTGAGCCTCAGGGAAGTTGCCCGGGAAGCCGGCATTGCCCCGACATCGTTCTATCGCCATTTTGCTGAACTGGACGAACTGGGCCTGGCACTGGTGGATGAAGGCGGTGTAGCCCTGCGCCAGCTCATGCGCCACGCACGCAAGCGGATCGCAAGGGATGGCAGCGCCATCAGCACCTCCGTCGAAACCTTTATGGAGTATCTCGGCAACAACGCCAACCTGTTTCGGCTGATGTTGCGGGAACGTACGGGGGTCTCCAAACCCTTCCGTACCGCCATCAAGGCGGAAATAGATCATTTCGTTACGGAACTGGCGGATGACCTGCGGCGTTTTGCGGACGAACAGAGCAAACCACTGTCCGATGCGCGACTGGTCGCGGAAGCCATGGTTACCCTGGTGTTCAATCAGGGCGCGGAAGCCCTGGATGCAACACCAAAAGAGAAGGAAAACCTGAAGGTTAAACTGAAAACGGAATTGCGGATGATTCTATTGGGCTCTCAAAGTCTCGCCAGTCACACAAGAAAGCCCTGA
- a CDS encoding YebC/PmpR family DNA-binding transcriptional regulator, whose translation MAGHSKWANIKHRKAAQDAKRGKIFTKIIRELTVAARQGGGNPDDNPRLRAVIDKALTANMKKDTIERAVERGAGGGDDSNYEELTYEGYGPGGVAIFIEAMTDNRNRTVAEIRHAFNKMGGNLGTDGSVAYLFSKQGIISYSPEVEEDKLMEAALVAGADDLAEQEDGSYEIVTTPEQFLDVKQSLVESGLKPDNAEVTMVPSTRVELDRDGAETILKLIDMLEDLDDVQNVYSNADIPDEVMDSL comes from the coding sequence ATGGCTGGTCATAGTAAATGGGCCAACATCAAGCATCGCAAGGCGGCTCAGGATGCCAAGCGGGGCAAGATCTTCACCAAAATCATCCGTGAGCTGACCGTCGCTGCCCGTCAGGGTGGCGGCAACCCGGACGACAATCCCCGCTTGCGGGCGGTGATCGACAAGGCGCTCACCGCCAACATGAAGAAGGACACCATCGAGCGCGCAGTGGAACGCGGTGCCGGGGGTGGTGACGACAGTAACTATGAAGAGCTGACCTACGAAGGCTATGGCCCCGGTGGTGTCGCCATTTTCATAGAAGCCATGACTGATAACCGTAACCGCACGGTGGCTGAAATCCGGCATGCTTTCAACAAGATGGGCGGCAACCTCGGGACTGACGGTTCTGTGGCGTACCTGTTCAGCAAGCAGGGCATTATCAGCTATAGTCCCGAAGTGGAAGAGGACAAGCTGATGGAGGCGGCTCTGGTCGCCGGTGCGGACGATCTTGCTGAGCAGGAGGATGGTTCCTACGAAATCGTCACCACGCCCGAGCAGTTTCTGGATGTCAAACAGTCGCTTGTGGAGTCCGGACTCAAGCCGGACAATGCGGAAGTGACCATGGTGCCTTCCACTCGCGTCGAACTGGATCGCGACGGCGCTGAAACCATCCTCAAGCTGATCGACATGCTGGAAGATCTGGACGATGTCCAGAATGTCTATTCCAACGCCGATATCCCCGACGAGGTGATGGATTCCCTTTAG
- a CDS encoding UDP-glucose dehydrogenase family protein translates to MKITIFGTGYVGLVTGACLADVGHEVLCMDVDRGKIEKLENGQIPIYEPGLESIVKHTVEAGRLSFTTDAAKAVRHGILQFIAVGTPPDEDGSADLQYVTAVARSIGEHMDDYKVVVDKSTVPVGTGDKVKAAVRAELDRRGLELEFDVVSNPEFLKEGAAINDFMKPDRIVVGTDSDKAADMLREVYYPFNRSHDRMIFMDIRSAELTKYAANSMLATKISFMNEIANLAERLGADIEAVRRGIGSDPRIGYHFIYPGCGYGGSCFPKDVQALARTARDCDYEARLLNAVESVNYAQKHVLFDKISHYFNGDLKGKVVALWGLAFKPNTDDMREASARTLMEDLWKAGASVQAFDPEAMEETQRLYGDQSGLTLCGTKEQALKGADVLAICTEWKEFRSPDFAAIATTLKEPVVFDGRNLYEPEMLSRNGLIYYAIGRGRNQFQFD, encoded by the coding sequence ATGAAGATTACCATTTTTGGTACCGGTTACGTCGGTCTGGTGACAGGCGCCTGTCTGGCCGATGTAGGGCACGAAGTGCTGTGCATGGATGTTGATCGCGGCAAGATCGAAAAGCTGGAGAACGGCCAGATTCCCATCTATGAGCCGGGCCTGGAAAGCATCGTCAAACACACAGTGGAGGCAGGACGTCTGTCTTTCACCACCGATGCCGCGAAGGCTGTCCGGCACGGTATTCTGCAGTTTATTGCGGTGGGAACGCCACCGGATGAGGATGGCTCGGCAGACCTTCAATACGTAACGGCGGTTGCCCGGTCTATTGGTGAGCACATGGACGACTACAAGGTGGTCGTTGACAAGTCCACCGTCCCCGTGGGCACCGGTGACAAGGTCAAGGCCGCTGTACGTGCCGAACTGGACCGCCGTGGCCTGGAGTTGGAATTTGATGTGGTGTCCAACCCGGAGTTCCTGAAAGAAGGAGCGGCGATCAATGATTTTATGAAGCCCGACCGTATTGTCGTTGGCACCGACAGCGATAAGGCGGCGGACATGCTGCGGGAAGTCTATTATCCGTTCAATCGCAGTCACGACCGTATGATCTTTATGGATATCCGCTCAGCCGAGCTGACCAAGTATGCGGCCAACTCCATGCTCGCCACCAAGATCAGTTTCATGAACGAAATTGCCAACTTGGCCGAACGTCTTGGGGCGGATATTGAGGCAGTGCGTCGGGGTATTGGCTCCGATCCCCGTATTGGCTATCACTTTATCTATCCGGGCTGTGGTTACGGTGGCTCCTGTTTCCCGAAAGATGTTCAGGCCCTGGCGCGGACGGCCCGCGATTGTGACTACGAAGCTCGCCTGCTTAATGCTGTTGAATCGGTGAATTACGCCCAGAAGCATGTTCTGTTCGACAAGATCAGTCACTATTTCAATGGCGATCTCAAAGGCAAAGTGGTGGCCCTTTGGGGGTTGGCATTCAAACCCAATACCGATGACATGCGAGAGGCATCGGCTCGCACACTGATGGAGGACCTCTGGAAAGCGGGTGCCAGCGTGCAGGCTTTCGATCCGGAGGCCATGGAGGAGACTCAGCGGCTCTATGGCGACCAATCCGGTCTCACTCTGTGTGGAACCAAGGAGCAGGCGCTGAAAGGTGCCGATGTTCTCGCCATCTGCACGGAGTGGAAGGAGTTCCGTTCCCCGGATTTTGCCGCCATTGCCACCACTCTGAAGGAACCGGTGGTGTTCGATGGCCGTAACCTTTACGAGCCGGAGATGTTGAGCCGCAATGGGCTCATCTACTATGCTATCGGTCGTGGCCGTAACCAGTTCCAGTTCGATTGA